In the candidate division WOR-3 bacterium genome, one interval contains:
- a CDS encoding T9SS type A sorting domain-containing protein, with the protein MVEVVPNPIKKSATIRYAVLVSGKVAIKLYNATGCLVKTLKNEYHHPGIYTITLLAQQLGKGIYFLKYQDNTNQKALKLIVE; encoded by the coding sequence GATGGTTGAAGTGGTGCCTAATCCGATTAAAAAGAGTGCGACGATTCGTTATGCGGTTTTAGTTTCTGGTAAGGTTGCAATCAAACTTTACAATGCAACAGGCTGTTTAGTTAAGACCCTTAAGAATGAATATCATCATCCTGGCATTTACACCATAACCCTTTTAGCCCAGCAACTTGGCAAAGGCATCTATTTCCTAAAGTATCAAGACAATACTAACCAGAAAGCACTCAAACTGATTGTAGAATAA